A stretch of the Gymnogyps californianus isolate 813 chromosome 15, ASM1813914v2, whole genome shotgun sequence genome encodes the following:
- the NT5M gene encoding 5'(3')-deoxyribonucleotidase, mitochondrial, which produces MILLSSFLHLRPRRCGPFAGLGRGAGTAAGSRRALRVLVDMDGVLADFEGGFLKKFRARYPDKPYIALEDRRGFWVSEQYGRLGPELSEKAISIWESKNFFIELDPLPGAVEAVKQMANLADTDVFICTSPIKKYRYCPYEKYAWVEKHFGPEFLEQIVLTRDKTVVSADLLIDDRPDITGAELNPSWEHVLFTACHNKHLQLKPPSRRLQSWTDDWKAILDSKRLPPSQAA; this is translated from the exons ATGATTTTGCTGAGCAGCTTCTTGCACCTGCGGCCTCGACGCTGCGGCCCctttgcagggctgggcaggggggcCGGCACCGCAGCGGGGTCCCGTAGGGCTCTGCGGGTGCTGGTGGACATGGACGGGGTGCTGGCCGACTTCGAGGGAGGCTTCCTCAAGAAGTTCAGGGCCAGGTACCCCGACAAACCCTACATTGCCCTGGAGGACCGGAGGGGCTTCTGGGTGTCGGAGCAATACGGGCGCCTGGGACCTGAGCTGAGT GAGAAAGCCATCAGCATCTGGGAATCCAAGAACTTCTTCATTGAGCTGGACCCGCTCCCTGGGGCTGTGGAAGCTGTGAAGCAAATGGCAAATTTGGCAGA CACCGACGTGTTCATCTGCACAAGCCCGATCAAGAAGTACCGCTACTGCCCTTATGAGAAG TACGCCTGGGTGGAGAAGCACTTCGGCCCCGAGTTTCTCGAGCAGATCGTTTTGACGCGAGATAAGACAGTGGTTTCTGCTGACCTGCTTATAGACGACAGACCTGATATAACAG GGGCCGAGCTGAACCCCAGCTGGGAGCACGTGCTCTTCACGGCCTGCCACAACAAGCACCTGCAGCTGAAGCCCCCCAGCCGTAGGCTGCAGTCGTGGACCGACGACTGGAAGGCCATTCTGGACAGCAAACGCCTGCCGCCCAGCCAGGCCGCCTAA